One window from the genome of Chroogloeocystis siderophila 5.2 s.c.1 encodes:
- a CDS encoding Uma2 family endonuclease, whose product MVVPRPLQLQTGRNDTITNPVMIAEVLSKSTQDYDRGEKFVAYRTIDSFCEYLLINQYSIHVEHYIKTAAHQWLLSEYEDPKRYLLVLLIFKFKLLKFMKTSI is encoded by the coding sequence ATGGTTGTACCCCGTCCATTGCAACTACAAACAGGACGCAACGATACTATTACCAATCCCGTAATGATTGCTGAAGTTTTATCTAAATCAACACAAGATTACGATCGCGGCGAAAAGTTTGTTGCCTACCGCACCATTGATAGTTTCTGCGAATATTTACTAATCAATCAATACAGCATTCATGTTGAACACTATATCAAGACTGCGGCGCATCAATGGCTACTTTCAGAATACGAAGATCCCAAACGCTATCTTTTAGTGCTTTTGATTTTCAAATTCAAATTGCTGAAATTTATGAAAACATCGATTTGA
- a CDS encoding Uma2 family endonuclease: MTQALEQRTYTPEEYLNFEVNSDERHEYINQEIIPMTDGTPAHNEIASILNAALRGSLKGKPYSIFVADQRLWISEVISTLILMLWLYPVHCNYKQDATILLPIP, encoded by the coding sequence ATGACACAAGCACTTGAACAACGCACCTATACACCTGAAGAGTATCTTAACTTCGAGGTTAACTCGGATGAGAGACACGAATACATTAATCAAGAAATTATTCCAATGACTGATGGTACTCCTGCACATAATGAAATTGCTAGCATTCTCAATGCTGCTTTAAGAGGAAGTTTGAAAGGTAAACCTTATAGTATCTTTGTTGCCGATCAGCGACTATGGATTTCTGAGGTAATCTCTACACTTATCCTGATGTTATGGTTGTACCCCGTCCATTGCAACTACAAACAGGACGCAACGATACTATTACCAATCCCGTAA
- a CDS encoding SagB/ThcOx family dehydrogenase — MPEHHKSIAQHYHDRTKYHPETITAKSQGLDWNKQPVPFKDYKIGTSYDLKPYIQEENLAFSDEPVALWWRRLSRLLFCSYGLTAKLPSMMNPIYLRAAPSAGGLYPAEVYLISRGTPLLPAGLYSYQPQTHSLIHFWENDVWQSLQTACFAHSALEKTNLAIVTTAVFYRSAWRYQDRAYRRIFLDTGHLLGNIELACALNDYRAHLIGGFADEIVNQLLYLDAQQEGAIAVVALADLLDVQQNFSVGITALPSTTQTNYPHIPDGELLGYCHRATQIEPDAEADSSEVTPTTSLEDKYNFPFCLKVPTATAPIDWGLNLEGLERTILRRRSTRAYSGADLTVDELKALLDFTYQPQNYIEQGLDEAPDYFDLNLIETFVAVSGVSGLEEGCYYYAPKAQELRQIRFKNFRRELHYLCLGQELGRDAAAVLFHTADLKTAVTQYGDRVYRYLHMDAGHLGQRLNLAAIYLNLGVSGIGGFFDDLVNEVLGIPAEEAVIYITTIGRQR; from the coding sequence ATGCCGGAACATCACAAATCAATTGCTCAACATTACCACGATCGCACTAAATATCACCCTGAAACGATCACCGCTAAAAGTCAAGGGCTGGATTGGAATAAGCAACCAGTCCCGTTTAAAGATTACAAAATTGGCACAAGCTATGACTTAAAGCCTTACATCCAAGAAGAAAATCTTGCCTTTTCCGATGAACCTGTCGCCTTGTGGTGGCGACGATTATCGCGACTCTTATTTTGCAGCTATGGGCTAACGGCGAAATTGCCTAGCATGATGAACCCGATTTATTTACGGGCTGCACCTTCGGCGGGTGGTTTGTATCCAGCTGAAGTTTATCTGATTTCGCGCGGAACACCGTTACTTCCAGCAGGATTGTATAGTTACCAACCACAGACACACTCCTTGATTCACTTTTGGGAAAATGATGTTTGGCAATCGTTGCAAACCGCTTGTTTTGCACACTCTGCATTAGAGAAAACCAATTTAGCGATTGTCACCACAGCCGTTTTTTATCGCTCAGCATGGCGCTATCAAGACCGCGCGTATCGGCGTATATTTCTGGATACAGGTCACTTGTTGGGAAATATTGAGTTAGCCTGTGCGTTGAATGATTATCGGGCGCATTTGATCGGTGGTTTTGCCGATGAAATTGTTAATCAATTACTTTACCTCGATGCACAACAAGAAGGCGCGATCGCGGTTGTCGCTTTAGCCGATTTACTTGATGTCCAACAAAATTTTTCCGTGGGAATTACCGCTTTACCTTCTACTACGCAAACAAATTATCCTCATATACCTGATGGCGAACTTTTAGGTTACTGTCACCGTGCAACGCAAATTGAACCTGACGCGGAGGCAGATAGTTCTGAAGTTACGCCCACTACCTCGCTAGAAGATAAGTACAACTTTCCCTTCTGTCTTAAGGTTCCTACTGCAACTGCGCCCATCGACTGGGGCTTAAATCTTGAAGGATTAGAACGCACAATTCTTCGGCGACGTTCAACACGGGCTTACAGTGGTGCGGATTTAACTGTAGATGAACTTAAGGCGTTACTTGATTTTACGTATCAACCGCAAAATTACATCGAACAAGGTTTAGATGAAGCTCCTGATTACTTTGACTTAAATTTAATCGAAACCTTCGTTGCTGTCTCAGGAGTCAGTGGATTAGAAGAAGGCTGCTATTACTACGCACCAAAAGCGCAAGAATTGCGACAAATTCGTTTTAAAAACTTCCGCCGCGAGTTACATTACCTCTGTTTAGGGCAAGAACTCGGTCGCGATGCTGCTGCTGTATTATTTCACACCGCAGACTTAAAAACCGCAGTTACTCAGTACGGCGATCGCGTTTACCGCTATTTGCATATGGATGCTGGACATCTAGGACAAAGATTAAATTTAGCAGCAATTTATCTCAACCTAGGTGTGAGTGGCATTGGTGGCTTTTTTGATGATCTCGTTAATGAAGTCTTAGGAATTCCTGCTGAAGAAGCCGTCATTTATATTACAACAATCGGACGGCAACGATAA
- the pyk gene encoding pyruvate kinase — MQLPGSSPRRTKIVATIGPATSQPEVLRALIEAGATTLRLNFSHGTHADHQRSVRLIRQIAFELDQPVAILQDLQGPKIRLGRFETGSVVVCKGDVFTLTSQPIVGTQHKSCVTYDNLAQEVPVGATILLDDGRVEMVVKEVDRIAQELHCRVVVGGVLSNNKGVNFPGVYLSIKALTEKDREDLMFGLDQGVDWVALSFVRNPQDVLEVKDLISSTGKQVPVVAKIEKHEAIEQMEAILALCDGVMVARGDLGVELPAEDVPILQKRLIATANRLGIPIITATQMLDSMVHSPRPTRAEVSDVANAILDGTDAVMLSNETAVGKYPVEAVATMARIAVRIEQEQGLAANPHKIKDTRHSIPNAISQAVGQIAEQLEASAIMTLTKTGSTARNVSKFRPATPILAITPHVEIARQLQLVWGVKPLLLLDLASTNQTFQAALNVAQEKQLLKQGDLVVMTAGTLQGVSGSTDLIKVEVVKAILGRGHGIGQGSVSGRARVAYDPMDVGKFNPGEILVASSTNANYVEAIRKAAAIIIEEESSTCHAAVIGQCLNVPVIVGVKQATEVIRDGAILTLDVHRGLIYSGVV, encoded by the coding sequence ATGCAACTACCAGGTTCCTCCCCACGTCGGACGAAAATTGTCGCCACCATTGGTCCAGCCACTAGCCAGCCCGAAGTACTACGTGCGTTGATTGAAGCAGGCGCTACGACCCTACGGCTTAATTTCTCACATGGTACTCATGCCGATCATCAACGTAGCGTCCGTCTAATTCGCCAAATCGCCTTTGAACTCGATCAACCCGTAGCTATTCTGCAAGATTTACAAGGACCAAAAATTCGCTTAGGACGATTTGAAACTGGTTCTGTCGTCGTGTGCAAAGGAGATGTATTTACTCTCACGAGCCAGCCAATTGTTGGTACACAGCATAAAAGTTGCGTGACTTACGATAACCTAGCACAAGAAGTTCCTGTCGGTGCGACAATTCTCCTCGATGATGGTCGAGTTGAAATGGTCGTTAAAGAAGTTGATCGCATCGCCCAAGAGTTGCATTGTCGCGTTGTTGTAGGTGGGGTACTTTCTAACAACAAAGGAGTCAATTTTCCAGGCGTCTATTTATCAATCAAGGCACTGACAGAAAAAGACCGTGAAGATTTAATGTTCGGTCTCGATCAAGGTGTGGATTGGGTAGCACTGTCGTTTGTGCGTAACCCGCAAGACGTTTTAGAAGTGAAAGACCTGATTTCCAGTACAGGAAAGCAAGTACCAGTCGTTGCCAAAATCGAAAAGCATGAAGCGATCGAACAAATGGAAGCGATCTTGGCTTTATGCGATGGCGTTATGGTTGCCAGAGGCGATTTGGGCGTAGAACTTCCCGCTGAAGATGTTCCTATCTTACAAAAGCGCTTGATTGCGACGGCAAACCGCTTGGGTATTCCAATTATTACAGCGACACAGATGTTAGACAGCATGGTACACAGTCCGCGACCAACTCGCGCGGAAGTTTCTGACGTTGCCAACGCGATCTTAGATGGTACCGATGCTGTAATGCTTTCTAACGAAACTGCTGTAGGTAAGTATCCGGTGGAAGCTGTCGCAACAATGGCACGAATTGCGGTCAGAATCGAGCAAGAACAAGGTTTAGCTGCAAATCCACACAAAATTAAAGATACCCGCCATTCAATTCCCAATGCGATTAGCCAAGCCGTAGGTCAAATTGCGGAACAGTTGGAAGCTTCAGCAATTATGACGCTGACAAAAACCGGTTCGACTGCGCGTAACGTTTCTAAGTTTCGTCCAGCAACACCAATACTCGCGATTACACCACACGTCGAGATTGCGCGACAATTGCAACTGGTATGGGGTGTTAAACCCTTGTTACTCCTAGATTTAGCTTCGACAAATCAGACGTTTCAAGCTGCATTGAATGTTGCTCAGGAAAAGCAATTACTCAAACAAGGCGATTTAGTCGTGATGACTGCTGGAACTCTTCAAGGTGTTTCGGGTTCTACCGATCTCATCAAAGTTGAAGTCGTCAAAGCAATTCTCGGTCGCGGTCATGGCATTGGACAAGGTTCAGTGAGTGGACGCGCCCGCGTGGCATATGACCCAATGGATGTTGGTAAGTTTAATCCTGGAGAAATTCTCGTTGCATCGAGTACGAATGCTAATTATGTTGAAGCAATTCGTAAAGCTGCTGCGATTATTATCGAGGAAGAAAGTTCGACGTGTCATGCCGCAGTGATTGGACAATGCTTGAATGTCCCAGTGATTGTTGGTGTTAAACAAGCTACAGAAGTCATTCGCGATGGAGCAATCTTAACGTTGGATGTTCATCGGGGATTGATTTATTCTGGAGTTGTTTAA
- the crtR gene encoding beta-carotene hydroxylase, translating to MSEAQKPMTVPKEFLIAPGGLNITVTMFLTAVIMLVLSNLGYWLWEWPHWCCFTTNVLALHIAGTVIHDACHQSAHRNRTINAILGHGSALMLAFSFPVFTRVHLQHHAHVNDPENDPDYFVSTAGPLWLINARFLYHEIFFFKRQLWRNYELLEWFIGRLIVVAIFWVSIQYHFLGYILNFWFIPSAVVGLALGLFFDYFPHRPHESRDRWKNARVYPNRILNLLIMGQNYHLIHHLWPSIPWYNYQPAYYATKPLLDAKGSPQTLGILQARKDFWNFVYDVFIGIRLHHHKNRGQRSEIRVKS from the coding sequence ATGTCAGAGGCACAAAAGCCAATGACAGTCCCCAAGGAGTTTTTAATTGCGCCAGGGGGTCTAAACATTACAGTCACAATGTTTTTAACCGCAGTCATCATGCTAGTCTTGTCTAATTTAGGCTACTGGCTGTGGGAATGGCCGCACTGGTGCTGCTTTACAACGAATGTGCTGGCTTTACACATTGCGGGTACAGTCATTCACGATGCTTGTCATCAATCTGCCCACCGTAACCGCACAATTAACGCAATTTTAGGGCATGGTAGTGCGTTGATGTTAGCGTTTTCCTTTCCTGTCTTTACGCGAGTACATTTGCAGCATCACGCCCATGTCAATGATCCTGAAAACGATCCTGATTATTTTGTTTCTACCGCAGGTCCGCTGTGGTTGATTAATGCTCGATTTCTATATCACGAGATATTTTTCTTCAAACGGCAACTGTGGCGCAATTATGAGTTGCTAGAATGGTTTATCGGTCGTTTGATTGTTGTCGCCATCTTTTGGGTTTCGATTCAGTACCATTTCTTGGGTTACATCCTGAATTTTTGGTTTATTCCTTCTGCGGTTGTGGGCCTCGCTTTAGGATTATTCTTTGATTATTTCCCTCATCGTCCCCATGAATCGCGCGATCGCTGGAAAAATGCCCGCGTTTACCCTAATCGCATCTTGAATCTACTAATTATGGGGCAAAACTATCACTTAATTCACCATCTATGGCCTTCAATTCCCTGGTATAATTATCAACCCGCTTACTATGCGACTAAGCCGCTGCTTGATGCGAAAGGTTCTCCGCAAACTTTAGGCATCTTACAAGCAAGAAAAGATTTCTGGAATTTTGTTTATGACGTGTTTATCGGTATTCGCTTACACCATCATAAAAATAGAGGTCAGAGGTCGGAGATCAGGGTTAAAAGTTAG
- a CDS encoding anion transporter yields the protein MVIFLQYASIGAIALTYLGLGLGYFPGLRMNRATIALVGSAVLIALGVLSLAEAWQAIDPKTIVFLLSMMIVNANLAYAGFFQVALAFLLHLTRSPFGLLVVLTFGSGFLSAFLLNDTLALVFTPLTLSLTQTLKLNPIPYLLALAAATNIGSVATISGNPQNILIGSFSGIGYVEFARVLAPVAVVGLCLQIALLWWYYPEVRSLQAVPGEATQVSYRIYRPLFIKSVVITLALLTSFVLGVPLAEAALVAAALLLITRRLKPERVLNEIDWNLLVMFSGLFILTRGTQKLDLLAPFTTWVNDPAGLLGVTAILSNLISNVPAVLLIEPLISREDMRSWLMLAAGATLAGNLSLFGAVANLITAEAAARLGYKLTFWEHLRFGLPLTVLTLTIVYFWVR from the coding sequence GTGGTGATTTTTTTGCAATACGCCAGCATTGGTGCGATCGCCTTAACCTACTTAGGCTTGGGTTTGGGTTACTTTCCAGGGTTACGCATGAATCGGGCGACGATCGCGCTTGTCGGTTCTGCGGTTCTTATTGCCTTGGGTGTACTAAGTCTTGCTGAAGCATGGCAGGCGATTGACCCGAAAACGATTGTTTTCCTGCTAAGTATGATGATCGTTAACGCGAATCTTGCTTATGCAGGTTTCTTTCAAGTCGCGCTGGCGTTTCTTTTACACTTGACGCGCAGTCCTTTTGGTTTATTAGTTGTTTTAACGTTTGGCAGCGGATTTCTTTCGGCATTTCTACTTAACGACACGTTAGCACTCGTCTTTACACCCTTAACTCTTTCGCTCACACAGACGCTGAAACTCAATCCGATTCCTTACTTATTAGCTTTGGCTGCGGCTACAAATATTGGTTCGGTTGCCACAATTAGCGGGAATCCGCAAAATATCTTGATTGGTTCGTTTTCGGGGATCGGTTATGTCGAATTTGCTCGCGTTCTTGCGCCGGTGGCGGTGGTAGGATTGTGTTTGCAAATCGCTCTACTGTGGTGGTACTACCCTGAAGTGCGTTCACTGCAAGCGGTTCCTGGTGAAGCAACGCAAGTTAGTTATCGCATATATCGACCGCTATTTATCAAAAGCGTTGTTATTACCTTAGCGCTATTGACAAGTTTTGTCTTAGGTGTTCCGCTGGCTGAGGCGGCGTTAGTTGCTGCGGCTTTATTATTGATTACACGGCGGTTGAAACCCGAACGCGTTCTTAACGAAATCGACTGGAATTTACTCGTGATGTTTTCCGGCTTATTTATTTTGACGCGGGGTACGCAAAAACTGGATTTGCTAGCCCCATTCACCACTTGGGTAAACGATCCTGCCGGACTACTCGGAGTCACCGCAATTTTATCAAATCTCATCTCTAATGTTCCCGCAGTGCTTTTGATTGAACCGTTGATTTCGCGAGAAGATATGCGCTCATGGTTGATGCTAGCAGCGGGAGCAACTTTAGCCGGAAATTTATCGTTATTTGGTGCTGTAGCTAATTTAATTACAGCAGAAGCAGCCGCAAGATTAGGTTATAAACTCACGTTTTGGGAACACTTGCGGTTTGGCTTACCGCTAACTGTGTTGACACTCACTATCGTTTATTTTTGGGTACGTTAA
- the aroH gene encoding chorismate mutase, translated as MEWQVRAIRGATTVSENTYEAIREAVLELLAEIEARNQLEPSQIISATFSVTRDLDVVFPAAIARERPCWDNVPMLDVQQMHVERSLQRCVRLLLHVNLPVSHTQIYHTYLRGAKSLRPDWNLSPNRGSHSCAEMSSFERSGVEGILNV; from the coding sequence GTGGAGTGGCAAGTTCGAGCAATTCGCGGTGCAACAACGGTTTCAGAAAATACCTACGAGGCAATCCGAGAAGCCGTGTTAGAACTACTAGCAGAAATTGAAGCACGAAACCAACTCGAACCTAGTCAGATTATTAGTGCGACATTCTCAGTCACCCGCGATCTCGATGTTGTCTTTCCCGCAGCGATCGCCCGCGAACGTCCGTGTTGGGATAATGTCCCGATGCTCGATGTACAGCAAATGCACGTAGAGCGCAGTTTACAACGGTGTGTCCGCTTACTACTCCACGTTAATCTCCCCGTTTCCCACACCCAGATTTATCACACTTATTTGCGTGGGGCGAAATCCTTACGCCCCGACTGGAATTTATCCCCAAACAGGGGGAGCCACTCTTGTGCGGAGATGTCCTCCTTTGAGAGAAGTGGCGTTGAGGGAATTTTGAATGTTTAA
- the sppA gene encoding signal peptide peptidase SppA, translating to MVWPFKPSFRKQIARIEITGAIASATRKRVLDALKTVEEKRFPALLLRIDSPGGTVGDSQEIYSALKRLRDKIKIVASFGNISASGGVYIGMGAQHIMANPGTITGSIGVILRGNNLERLLQKVGVSFKVVKSGPYKDILAFDRELTQPEENILQELIDTSYIQFVQTVAEGRNLSVETVKSFADGRIFTGQQALELGVVDRLGTEEDARRWAAELVGLDPEKTLCYTLEERKPLLTRLISGDSQISSCISSGIDWVEFDLSTNGLPLWLYRP from the coding sequence ATGGTGTGGCCTTTTAAGCCGTCGTTTCGGAAACAAATTGCACGAATTGAAATTACAGGGGCGATCGCTAGTGCAACCCGCAAGCGAGTCCTCGACGCCCTCAAAACAGTAGAAGAGAAACGTTTTCCTGCTTTACTTCTACGCATTGATAGCCCAGGGGGAACAGTTGGCGATTCCCAAGAAATTTACAGTGCCTTAAAGCGCCTGCGCGACAAGATTAAGATTGTTGCTAGCTTTGGCAATATTTCGGCTTCTGGTGGCGTGTACATTGGTATGGGCGCACAACATATCATGGCGAACCCTGGCACCATTACCGGAAGTATTGGTGTAATTCTCCGAGGCAATAATCTCGAACGCCTCCTGCAAAAAGTTGGGGTGTCGTTTAAGGTCGTTAAGTCAGGTCCTTATAAAGATATTTTGGCATTCGACCGCGAATTAACTCAACCGGAAGAAAATATATTACAAGAATTAATCGATACAAGCTACATCCAATTCGTGCAAACTGTTGCCGAGGGGCGGAACTTGTCAGTAGAGACTGTAAAAAGTTTTGCTGATGGTCGGATCTTTACAGGACAGCAAGCATTAGAATTAGGCGTGGTAGACCGTCTCGGTACAGAAGAAGATGCCCGTCGTTGGGCAGCAGAACTTGTAGGGCTAGATCCAGAGAAAACTTTGTGTTACACGTTAGAAGAACGCAAGCCATTGCTGACACGGCTAATTTCAGGAGATAGTCAAATCTCGTCCTGCATATCATCTGGAATCGATTGGGTAGAGTTTGATCTTTCTACTAATGGTCTACCGTTATGGTTGTATAGACCATAA
- a CDS encoding DMT family transporter, producing the protein MQIKLTESRLPFASLLLIAPFFLWGTAMVAMKGVIPHTTALFMAGVRLVPAGILVLAASAIMRKPQPQSWQAWLWISIFALVDGTLFQGFLAEGLVRTSAGLGSVMIDSQPIAVALLSCWLFGESIGVWGWLGLCIGIVGIGLIGLPDEWFLGTASSVNLTFASLFESGEWLMLLAALSMAVGTVIIRYVSRYADPVVATGWHMILGGLPLFALSSAIESQQWGNIDLSGWMALGYSTIFGSAIAYGLFFYFASSGNLTSLSSLTFLTPVFALLFGNLLLGEVLSPLQWAGVSLTLISIYLINQREALGISGKISAVTEELETTTVPVSLSIEDSEP; encoded by the coding sequence ATGCAAATCAAACTAACTGAATCTCGACTTCCCTTCGCGTCACTTTTATTAATTGCACCATTTTTTTTGTGGGGAACCGCAATGGTAGCAATGAAAGGAGTCATCCCGCATACGACAGCGCTGTTTATGGCAGGAGTGCGGTTAGTGCCTGCCGGAATTTTAGTATTAGCAGCAAGTGCGATTATGCGTAAACCGCAGCCTCAAAGTTGGCAAGCGTGGTTGTGGATTAGCATTTTTGCGCTTGTCGATGGCACGCTGTTTCAAGGCTTCCTTGCTGAGGGGTTAGTGCGCACGAGTGCGGGGTTGGGTTCAGTGATGATTGATTCGCAGCCGATTGCTGTGGCTTTGCTATCGTGTTGGTTATTTGGCGAAAGCATCGGGGTGTGGGGCTGGCTTGGATTGTGTATTGGTATTGTGGGAATTGGGTTGATTGGTTTACCAGACGAATGGTTTTTAGGTACGGCAAGTTCTGTTAATCTTACTTTCGCTTCCTTATTTGAAAGTGGTGAATGGTTAATGCTACTCGCTGCGCTGTCGATGGCGGTGGGAACCGTAATTATTCGTTATGTCAGTCGCTATGCTGACCCAGTCGTGGCAACAGGGTGGCATATGATTTTAGGAGGATTGCCATTATTTGCATTGAGTAGTGCGATAGAGTCACAGCAGTGGGGCAATATCGATTTATCCGGCTGGATGGCGCTGGGGTATTCGACAATATTTGGAAGTGCGATCGCTTATGGTTTATTCTTTTACTTTGCCTCTAGCGGAAACCTTACAAGCTTGAGTTCATTAACTTTTCTGACGCCTGTTTTTGCTTTATTATTTGGTAATCTCTTACTTGGTGAAGTTCTTAGCCCTCTACAATGGGCTGGTGTTAGTTTAACTTTGATTAGCATTTACCTAATTAATCAGCGCGAAGCTTTGGGAATTAGTGGTAAAATCTCTGCGGTGACAGAAGAATTAGAAACAACTACTGTACCTGTTTCTTTATCAATTGAAGA